In Chitinivibrionia bacterium, a single window of DNA contains:
- a CDS encoding MFS transporter: MKQRNFTQNNIGLLGVHVCFSSLWVFVGTFLIAKVFTETDGNIFSVATLNISLFTAWASSFWVCSYLVKRFSRVFFLRASTVLLLVFSILIMLLENQISAVFVILAAVGGVAIGMFWAAMRTLECEINGGDGKNMAAFMLWYYIIISFSKIMFPFTIGAAIDFLSFLFASGVVVIIALVLFGFTLLINAPYKREPFSLLKFYKRIKQENKRAPVLLGTFSDFFWGFIGVISVVIPVIAMITLENNPNANFLLGISSSVFAAGAILLLAIYKRIKNKNTRNIILITTSVLPVILSLSILAQIGILAFLLISAGYGTMLIVGKMESSATLTNTMHKIDLPQFAPERNLLSEIFMYLGRLFALLLLLAVYFMPPPAFQWAVFALMLCNIPALVLILVLKGRYKL, from the coding sequence ATGAAACAGAGAAATTTTACACAAAACAACATTGGGCTTTTGGGCGTTCACGTTTGCTTTTCGTCGCTTTGGGTTTTCGTCGGCACTTTTCTTATAGCAAAGGTTTTTACGGAAACGGACGGCAATATTTTTTCGGTCGCAACGCTTAATATTTCTTTATTTACGGCTTGGGCTTCGTCTTTTTGGGTTTGCTCATATCTTGTTAAAAGGTTTTCGCGCGTCTTTTTTTTACGCGCTTCCACTGTTCTTTTGCTCGTATTTTCTATTTTAATTATGCTTTTGGAAAACCAAATTTCCGCAGTTTTCGTTATATTGGCGGCAGTCGGCGGCGTCGCTATCGGAATGTTTTGGGCGGCTATGCGAACTCTGGAGTGTGAAATAAACGGCGGCGACGGCAAAAATATGGCTGCATTTATGCTTTGGTACTACATAATTATTTCGTTTTCAAAAATAATGTTCCCGTTCACAATCGGAGCGGCTATCGACTTTTTAAGTTTCCTTTTCGCTTCGGGGGTGGTGGTCATAATCGCGCTTGTTTTGTTTGGTTTTACGCTTTTAATTAACGCGCCGTACAAGCGCGAGCCGTTTTCGTTATTAAAATTTTACAAAAGAATTAAACAAGAAAATAAGCGCGCTCCTGTGCTTTTGGGAACTTTTTCGGACTTTTTTTGGGGATTTATAGGCGTTATCAGCGTAGTAATTCCTGTTATTGCTATGATTACTCTGGAAAATAATCCGAACGCGAATTTTTTACTTGGCATTTCATCGTCGGTTTTTGCGGCGGGCGCAATTCTTCTTTTGGCGATTTACAAGCGCATAAAAAACAAAAACACTCGCAATATTATTCTTATTACAACTTCTGTTTTGCCAGTGATTTTATCGCTGTCCATACTTGCGCAAATCGGCATTCTCGCGTTTTTGCTTATCTCGGCAGGTTATGGAACAATGCTTATTGTTGGAAAAATGGAATCCTCCGCAACCCTAACAAACACCATGCACAAAATAGATTTGCCGCAATTTGCCCCCGAACGCAACCTACTTTCTGAAATTTTTATGTATCTTGGACGACTTTTCGCGCTTTTGCTTCTGTTAGCCGTTTATTTTATGCCGCCGCCCGCGTTTCAGTGGGCAGTGTTTGCTTTAATGCTTTGCAATATCCCCGCCCTTGTTTTGATTTTGGTGTTGAAGGGGCGGTATAAGTTGTAA
- a CDS encoding Fic family protein: MINQTTKDKIEKYQSFYEKISINQKDVLRDIALIEIPEMVYNSNAIENSTLTLEDTEIILSNGEIKKQVNMREVFEAKNLAKITEMLLENANQELSVEMILNYHKMLLCNINDDWAGRFRAGREWIRIGNNLGANPSFVPSLINDLVKSYNCNSKELYFLDSIAHFHAEFEIIHPFCDGNGRIGRVLINQQLMKIGLPPIIVPNKSKHFDYYPLFVKYSTTTKFDGFTEVFANLLFESFHKRITYLTAKKIIPLSVWAKQNGVKSNVAANKAKRQTIPAFRLRQKWMISETYRENTELLGDFHA, from the coding sequence TTGATAAACCAAACAACAAAAGATAAAATTGAAAAATATCAATCGTTTTATGAAAAAATATCGATAAACCAAAAAGATGTTTTGCGCGATATTGCGTTGATTGAAATTCCTGAAATGGTTTACAATTCCAACGCTATCGAAAATTCCACGCTAACTCTTGAAGACACGGAAATAATTTTATCCAACGGCGAAATAAAAAAGCAAGTTAATATGCGAGAGGTTTTTGAGGCAAAAAATCTTGCAAAAATTACAGAAATGCTTTTAGAAAACGCAAATCAGGAATTGTCTGTAGAAATGATTCTTAATTACCATAAAATGCTTCTTTGTAATATAAACGACGATTGGGCGGGAAGGTTTCGAGCGGGGCGCGAATGGATAAGAATAGGCAACAATCTTGGAGCAAATCCTAGTTTTGTGCCGTCTTTGATAAATGATTTGGTAAAAAGCTATAATTGTAATTCCAAAGAACTTTATTTCTTGGACAGCATTGCGCATTTTCACGCTGAATTTGAAATTATTCACCCTTTTTGCGACGGCAACGGACGAATTGGACGAGTTCTGATAAATCAACAGTTGATGAAAATAGGTTTGCCGCCAATAATTGTGCCGAACAAAAGCAAACACTTTGACTATTATCCGCTGTTTGTAAAATATTCGACAACAACAAAATTTGACGGCTTTACGGAGGTTTTTGCAAACCTGTTGTTTGAATCATTCCATAAACGGATAACATACCTTACTGCAAAAAAAATTATTCCTCTTTCTGTTTGGGCAAAACAAAACGGAGTTAAGTCAAATGTCGCGGCAAACAAAGCAAAGCGGCAAACAATTCCCGCTTTCAGATTGCGCCAAAAATGGATGATTTCCGAAACTTACCGTGAAAACACGGAGCTTTTGGGTGATTTTCACGCTTAG
- a CDS encoding RNA methyltransferase has translation MAKKIGDIETGFGVKTQDADISREEYAKLPKAPIYFVLDNLRSAFNVGAFFRLGDILRVSGIYLCGYTAYPPHIKLEKTSLGTIDFVNWKHFEETSAAINELKAQNVEVWAAETAYSAVRYDKLPLSDKSVAFVFGNEALGVSQEVLQICDGIVEIPVFGLKNSMNVVSAAAVLGFETAKRLNLFEKLGEK, from the coding sequence TTGGCAAAAAAAATCGGCGACATAGAAACAGGTTTCGGCGTTAAAACGCAAGACGCGGATATTTCTCGCGAGGAATACGCTAAACTGCCGAAAGCGCCGATTTACTTTGTTTTGGATAACTTGCGGAGCGCGTTTAACGTAGGGGCGTTTTTTAGGCTCGGCGATATTTTGAGAGTGAGCGGAATTTATTTGTGCGGATATACTGCCTATCCTCCGCATATAAAATTAGAAAAAACCTCGCTCGGAACAATAGATTTTGTGAATTGGAAGCATTTTGAAGAAACAAGCGCCGCAATAAACGAGTTAAAAGCGCAGAATGTAGAAGTTTGGGCGGCAGAAACCGCATATTCGGCTGTGCGATACGACAAATTACCGCTAAGCGACAAGTCTGTTGCCTTTGTTTTCGGAAACGAGGCGCTGGGAGTGTCGCAAGAGGTCTTGCAAATTTGCGACGGAATTGTCGAAATACCCGTGTTCGGGCTTAAAAATTCTATGAACGTCGTTTCGGCGGCGGCAGTTTTGGGCTTTGAAACGGCGAAAAGATTAAATTTATTTGAAAAATTGGGAGAAAAATAG
- a CDS encoding trp operon repressor: MIPQNIVQALCQINGEEKMSAFLDEILTEAEKKSIYARWELMLRLKKGETHRKIASDLQMSLCKITRGNKILKNNQSITNTLFKKESEAKNG; encoded by the coding sequence ATGATACCGCAAAACATAGTACAAGCATTATGTCAAATAAACGGCGAAGAAAAAATGTCCGCTTTTTTGGACGAAATTTTAACGGAAGCCGAGAAAAAAAGCATTTATGCCCGATGGGAGTTAATGCTTAGGCTAAAAAAAGGCGAAACCCACCGAAAAATCGCCTCCGATTTGCAAATGAGCTTGTGCAAAATAACGCGCGGAAACAAAATTTTGAAAAATAACCAATCGATAACAAACACTCTTTTTAAAAAAGAAAGCGAGGCAAAAAATGGGTAA
- the gmk gene encoding guanylate kinase, which produces MGKKGKIVVFSAASGAGKSTILSELSKKMPELIYSISATTRNPRGQECDGVDYFFMSKEDFIAKKDKDGFVEWAEVHGNYYGTPRDFIEKNLADGKMIVMDIDVQGKVLMQKQYPNDTLGIFIETPSFEELENRLRKRATDSEETIKLRLENAKKELAFAKNEGNYDHFVVNDNLEEAVKKICGILS; this is translated from the coding sequence ATGGGTAAAAAAGGTAAAATCGTTGTTTTTTCGGCGGCAAGCGGCGCGGGTAAAAGTACAATTTTGAGCGAGTTGAGTAAAAAAATGCCCGAACTCATATACTCTATTTCGGCGACAACACGAAATCCGCGCGGTCAGGAGTGCGACGGAGTTGATTATTTCTTTATGAGCAAAGAGGATTTTATCGCAAAAAAAGACAAAGACGGATTTGTCGAATGGGCGGAAGTTCACGGAAACTATTACGGAACGCCTCGCGATTTTATCGAAAAAAACCTCGCCGACGGCAAAATGATTGTTATGGATATAGACGTTCAAGGCAAAGTTCTTATGCAAAAACAATATCCAAACGACACTTTGGGAATTTTCATAGAGACGCCGTCGTTTGAAGAATTAGAAAACCGTCTGCGAAAAAGGGCGACCGACAGCGAGGAAACTATAAAATTGCGCCTCGAAAATGCCAAAAAAGAGTTAGCTTTCGCCAAAAACGAGGGAAATTACGACCATTTTGTTGTAAACGACAATTTGGAAGAAGCCGTCAAGAAAATTTGCGGAATTTTATCGTAG
- a CDS encoding type II secretion system GspH family protein — protein sequence MRKNGFTLVELMVVIAIIGILAAVSLPRFGEAADRARAAEAPQILSAIAAGQEAFRIVHGEYLPLPESNLQTTIDECNVVNPICNWRRILPQVPQSTVFAYEVRQADIVAMTIMPNGDIIAPQFTARAILLTNMTRAQADAALTINQVGARDATSADLRRLVPTFFP from the coding sequence ATGAGAAAAAACGGATTTACACTTGTCGAACTGATGGTGGTGATTGCAATCATCGGAATTTTGGCGGCAGTATCATTGCCAAGATTTGGCGAAGCCGCCGACAGAGCGCGAGCCGCCGAAGCCCCGCAAATCTTATCGGCTATAGCGGCAGGACAGGAAGCGTTTCGGATAGTTCACGGCGAATACCTGCCTTTGCCTGAGTCAAATCTTCAAACTACAATCGATGAGTGTAATGTTGTTAATCCCATTTGTAATTGGAGAAGAATATTACCACAAGTTCCTCAAAGCACCGTTTTTGCCTACGAGGTACGACAAGCCGATATTGTCGCAATGACGATAATGCCGAACGGCGACATCATTGCGCCACAATTTACAGCAAGAGCGATACTTCTGACAAATATGACAAGAGCGCAGGCGGATGCGGCACTAACAATAAATCAGGTAGGTGCCAGAGATGCAACAAGCGCCGATCTTCGTCGATTGGTACCGACATTCTTTCCATAG